In one Lolium rigidum isolate FL_2022 chromosome 3, APGP_CSIRO_Lrig_0.1, whole genome shotgun sequence genomic region, the following are encoded:
- the LOC124701727 gene encoding metal transporter Nramp2: MASRDLAESLLPGAGPSTSHSDEYDERAYDSDDKVSIFVSDDEAADDDGSGARPAFSWRKLWRFTGPGFLMCIAFLDPGNLEGDLQAGAAAGYQLLWLLLWATVMGALVQLLSARLGVVTGKHLAELCREEYPTWATRALWVMTELALVGADIQEVIGSAIAIKILSGGIVPLWGGVVITAFDCFIFLFLENYGVRKLEAFFAVLIATMGISFAIMFGETKPDGKELLIGLVVPKLSSNTIKQAVGIVGCIIMPHNVFLHSALVQSRKIDTKKKSRVQEAVYYYNIESIIALIVSFFINICVTTVFAKGFYGTEQAKNIGLENAGQYLQDKYGSALFPVLYIWAIGLLASGQSSTITGTYAGQFVMGGFLNLRLKKWLRAMITRSFAIIPTMIVAVFFDTEDPTMDVLNESLNVLQSIQIPFALIPLITLVSSEQLMGSFVIGPITKVISWIVTIFLMLINGYLVLSFYTDEVRGTFVRSSLSVVLAVYLAFVVYLIVRNTTLYSRLRSSVSKSS, from the exons ATGGCGTCCCGCGACCTCGCCGAGAGCCTCCTCCCGGGCGCGGGCCCCTCCACCTCCCACTCCGACGAGTACGACGAGCGCGCGTACGACTCGGACGACAAAGTCTCCATCTTTGTCTCCGACGACGAggccgccgacgacgacggctccggcgCGCGCCCGGCCTTCTCGTGGCGGAAGCTATGGCGCTTCACGGGGCCCGGCTTCCTCATGTGCATCGCGTTCCTGGATCCGGGGAACCTGGAGGGGGACCTGCAGGCGGGCGCCGCCGCCGGGTACCAGCTCCTCTGGCTGCTGCTGTGGGCGACCGTCATGGGCGCGCTCGTGCAGCTCCTCTCCGCACGCCTCGGGGTCGTCACCGGGAAGCACCTCGCCGAGCTCTGCCGGGAGGAGTACCCTACCTGGGCCACCCGGGCGCTCTGGGTCATGACGGAGCTGGCGCTCGTCGGCGCCGACATTCAGGAGGTCATTGGCAGCGCGATTGCCATCAAGATCCTCTCCGGCGGCATCGTGCCGCTCTGGGGCGGCGTCGTCATCACCGCCTTCGACTG CTTCATCTTTCTATTCCTGGAGAACTATGGTGTGAGAAAACTGGAAGCATTTTTTGCTGTCTTGATTGCAACCATGGGTATATCATTTGCGATTATGTTTGGTGAAACGAAGCCTGATGGGAAGGAGCTTCTGATTG GTTTGGTGGTTCCAAAGCTGAGCTCAAATACCATCAAGCAGGCGGTAGGAATTGTGGGCTGCATTATCATGCCCCATAATGTTTTCTTGCACTCAGCACTGGTGCAGTCCAGGAAGATTGACACAAAAAAGAAATCCCGTGTTCAAGAAGCAGTTTACTATTACAACATTGAGTCGATTATCGCTCTCATCGTCTCTTTCTTCATTAACATATGTGTTACAACAGTTTTTGCTAAAGGATTTTATGGGACTGAACAAGCTAAGAACATAGGTCTTGAGAATGCTGGCCAGTACTTACAGGACAAATACGGATCTGCGTTGTTTCCTGTCCTCTATATCTGGGCTATTGGGTTGTTAGCGTCTGGACAGAGTAGCACCATCACTGGCACATATGCAGGCCAATTTGTCATGGGAGGTTTCCTTAATCTTCGATTGAAGAAGTGGTTACGAGCAATGATCACACGAAGCTTTGCCATTATCCCAACTATGATCGTGGCTGTATTTTTTGATACTGAAGATCCTACCATGGACGTTCTGAATGAGTCACTCAATGTACTTCAGTCCATACAGATTCCATTTGCACTAATTCCTCTCATCACCCTTGTTTCGAGTGAGCAGCTCATGGGGTCATTTGTGATTGGTCCTATCACCAAA GTGATTAGTTGGATCGTCACGATATTTTTGATGCTCATCAACGGATACCTTGTATTGTCCTTCTATACCGACGAAGTCCGGGGCACATTTGTTCGCTCAAGCTTGTCGGTTGTGCTGGCTGTTTACCTCGCATTCGTCGTCTATCTTATCGTGAGAAACACCACCCTGTATTCTCGCCTTCGCTCATCAGTCTCGAAGAGCTCATGA